In Woeseia oceani, one DNA window encodes the following:
- a CDS encoding N-acyl-D-amino-acid deacylase family protein produces MIRNNTILLATLAFLLLACADDATQADRPTDKTYDMLITGGRIVDGSGAPWYRADIAINDGKIVAIGDLAERPAKQTIDAGDRVVSPGFIDMMGGSTLPLLVDPDSALSKLHQGVTTLLVGELTTEAPHNDETFPAGLTVDGDQVKWRTYKEYFALLEQHKIPLNAVHNIGAAQVRLVVLGNEDRPPTDDELEQMKAIVAEAMEDGVFGLATSLIYPPATYASTHELVELARVAARYNGIYLTHMRNESFRVLEALEEAINIGKEARLPVHIYHLKAAGQENWALMQKALDRIALARRNGFDVTADVYPYIRNGIFLGSFFHPRHYAQGEDAFVASLSDPAVRANLRTETESTSDWENWYRHIGNNWDNALITKAVPAKNEVYVGLSVQEAADMAGVDPWQLVFDLLQESNSLWDVRVSPKSMNEEQKIQALRAPFVSIDSDASPVNPASVSSTHPRAFGTFPRVLAKYVRDEGVLTLEEGIRKMTSLPANRLRLFDRGRISPGMAADLVIFDPEKIQDKATFTEPLLYSEGIDYSIVNGIAVIEDGSYTGNEPGRVLRARH; encoded by the coding sequence ATGATTCGCAACAACACTATATTGCTCGCAACGCTTGCTTTCCTGCTGCTGGCCTGTGCCGATGACGCGACACAGGCTGACCGCCCGACTGATAAAACATACGACATGCTGATCACCGGTGGCCGCATTGTCGATGGCTCTGGCGCACCCTGGTACCGGGCTGACATTGCCATTAACGACGGCAAGATCGTCGCAATCGGTGATCTGGCAGAGCGCCCGGCGAAGCAGACTATTGATGCCGGCGATCGCGTGGTCAGTCCCGGCTTCATCGACATGATGGGCGGCAGTACGTTGCCACTGCTCGTAGATCCGGACAGCGCACTGAGCAAACTCCATCAGGGGGTCACCACGTTGTTAGTCGGCGAGTTGACGACAGAGGCACCTCACAACGATGAGACGTTTCCTGCCGGACTGACGGTCGACGGTGACCAAGTGAAGTGGCGAACGTACAAAGAGTACTTTGCCTTGCTGGAACAGCACAAAATCCCACTGAACGCGGTACACAATATTGGCGCGGCCCAGGTACGGCTGGTGGTTCTCGGTAACGAAGACCGCCCACCCACTGACGACGAACTGGAACAGATGAAAGCCATCGTCGCCGAAGCCATGGAGGACGGTGTATTTGGTCTCGCAACATCGCTCATTTACCCGCCAGCCACTTATGCCAGTACACACGAACTGGTTGAACTCGCGAGAGTTGCCGCTCGTTACAACGGCATTTACCTGACGCACATGCGCAACGAGAGTTTCCGCGTACTTGAGGCGCTGGAAGAAGCTATAAACATTGGTAAAGAAGCCCGGCTGCCCGTGCACATCTATCACCTGAAAGCTGCCGGTCAGGAAAACTGGGCGTTGATGCAAAAAGCGCTGGATCGAATCGCGCTGGCACGGCGCAACGGCTTCGATGTTACCGCGGACGTTTACCCGTACATTCGCAACGGTATTTTCCTCGGTTCGTTTTTTCATCCGCGACACTACGCACAGGGTGAGGATGCCTTTGTTGCCTCGTTGTCGGACCCGGCCGTCCGGGCGAATCTGCGCACGGAAACCGAATCAACCAGCGACTGGGAAAACTGGTACCGCCATATCGGCAACAACTGGGACAACGCGTTGATCACCAAAGCAGTCCCGGCAAAAAACGAAGTCTATGTCGGCCTGTCGGTGCAGGAAGCCGCTGACATGGCCGGCGTTGACCCCTGGCAGCTGGTTTTCGATTTGCTGCAGGAGTCGAATTCACTGTGGGATGTGAGAGTGTCACCGAAGAGCATGAACGAAGAGCAAAAGATTCAGGCTTTGCGCGCGCCGTTTGTGTCCATCGACAGCGATGCTTCGCCGGTGAATCCTGCCTCGGTATCCTCCACCCATCCGCGTGCATTCGGCACCTTCCCGCGCGTCCTTGCCAAGTACGTACGCGACGAAGGTGTGCTGACGCTGGAAGAAGGCATACGCAAAATGACCTCGCTGCCAGCGAACCGACTGCGCCTGTTCGACCGCGGCCGAATCAGTCCGGGCATGGCAGCAGACCTCGTCATTTTTGATCCGGAAAAAATTCAGGACAAGGCCACGTTTACCGAACCATTGCTGTATTCCGAGGGGATCGACTACTCAATAGTCAATGGCATAGCCGTGATAGAAGACGGCAGCTACACGGGCAACGAACCCGGCAGAGTCCTGCGCGCGAGGCACTAG
- a CDS encoding CC0125/CC1285 family lipoprotein: protein MKTLTKLAQSALLLMTFALGACASSGPYVAAGNADDTGHYSTKLAENRYRVVYNSDSRSDLNRTKDYALLRAAELTLREGYTWFEVIDRSTVSEARTSHSPHSGVSYERAYRVERSCGLLGCTKSVRPTTTTGMHIDTRSERTTHSHALEVLMGNGEIPQKGGNYYNASEVAKTIWNRI, encoded by the coding sequence ATGAAGACTTTGACCAAACTTGCACAATCGGCTTTGCTGTTAATGACTTTCGCACTGGGTGCCTGCGCCAGTTCCGGCCCGTACGTTGCGGCCGGCAATGCAGACGACACAGGCCACTACAGTACGAAGCTCGCCGAAAACCGTTACCGGGTTGTCTACAACAGCGACTCACGCTCTGACCTGAATCGCACCAAGGACTACGCACTACTGCGTGCCGCTGAACTCACGTTGCGGGAAGGTTACACCTGGTTCGAGGTTATTGACCGGAGCACCGTCTCCGAAGCGCGTACCAGCCACAGTCCGCACAGCGGTGTCAGCTACGAACGTGCGTACCGGGTAGAGCGCAGCTGCGGTTTGCTGGGCTGCACGAAGAGTGTCCGGCCAACCACGACCACTGGCATGCACATCGACACCCGCAGCGAGCGGACAACACACAGCCATGCGCTGGAGGTATTGATGGGCAATGGCGAGATTCCGCAAAAGGGTGGCAACTACTATAACGCCAGTGAGGTAGCCAAGACGATCTGGAATCGCATCTAG
- a CDS encoding amidohydrolase translates to MLVLRTVLRKAFVLSIAMITTSVMADDRDELLSFIDGRYEETADLAQNLWELAEVGYQETRSSELLQSELRAAGFTVEAGVAGIPTAFQASFGSGGPVIGILAEFDALPGINQDAVPQRSPIPGKGAGHACGHNLFGAGSTGAAIAVAHWLEQTGRPGTVRLYGTPAEEGGSGKVYMVRAGLFDDVDAVVHWHPSDQNAAEASTTLANRSAKFRFRGVSAHAAGAPEKARSALDGVEAFNNMVNLMREHVPQQTRIHYVITSGGVAPNVVPDFAEVFYYVRHPEAESVREIWTRLEAAAKGAAMGTGTQVDWEIIHGNHPVLVNDVLARMMDEKLRQVGGVQYNSSEQAFAEQIYTTLNKPGLPLGSEQEVQPFEKSLGYGSTDVGDVSMVVPTVGLNTATWVPGTSAHSWQSTAASGMTIGFKGAQVAAKAMSLAVIEMLQNEQLLRDARAEFDAWRGDDFVYEALLGDRPPPLDYRN, encoded by the coding sequence ATGCTGGTGTTGCGAACTGTATTAAGAAAAGCGTTCGTGTTGTCGATCGCAATGATCACAACGAGCGTGATGGCGGATGACCGGGACGAGTTGTTGTCGTTCATTGACGGCCGCTACGAAGAAACGGCAGATCTTGCACAGAACCTGTGGGAGCTTGCTGAGGTCGGTTATCAGGAAACCCGTAGCAGCGAATTGCTGCAGTCCGAATTGCGTGCGGCCGGCTTTACCGTAGAGGCGGGCGTTGCCGGAATTCCGACGGCGTTTCAGGCCAGTTTTGGTTCCGGCGGGCCTGTCATAGGAATTCTCGCGGAATTTGATGCACTGCCAGGCATCAACCAGGATGCTGTTCCGCAGCGCTCGCCGATACCGGGCAAGGGAGCAGGCCATGCCTGCGGACACAACCTGTTTGGTGCAGGTTCCACCGGTGCCGCCATAGCGGTGGCGCACTGGCTTGAACAAACGGGGCGGCCCGGGACCGTGCGCCTGTACGGGACACCGGCCGAAGAAGGCGGGAGTGGCAAGGTTTACATGGTACGTGCCGGACTATTCGATGATGTGGATGCCGTTGTGCACTGGCACCCCAGTGACCAGAACGCGGCCGAAGCCAGCACGACACTCGCGAATCGTTCAGCCAAGTTTCGTTTTCGCGGCGTGTCAGCGCATGCCGCCGGTGCGCCGGAAAAGGCCCGTTCAGCGTTGGACGGCGTGGAAGCGTTCAATAATATGGTCAACCTCATGCGGGAGCACGTGCCACAGCAAACCAGGATTCACTACGTCATAACGTCCGGCGGAGTTGCACCGAATGTTGTGCCGGATTTCGCCGAAGTGTTCTACTACGTGCGTCACCCGGAGGCGGAGTCGGTTCGCGAAATCTGGACGCGCCTTGAAGCAGCAGCGAAAGGCGCGGCAATGGGTACCGGCACCCAGGTCGACTGGGAAATTATTCATGGTAACCACCCGGTACTGGTTAATGACGTGCTGGCGCGCATGATGGACGAAAAATTGCGCCAGGTGGGTGGCGTGCAATACAACAGCTCGGAACAGGCCTTTGCAGAACAGATCTACACGACGTTGAACAAGCCCGGCTTGCCACTGGGCAGCGAGCAAGAGGTGCAGCCGTTTGAAAAGAGTCTCGGGTACGGATCGACCGACGTAGGCGATGTGTCGATGGTTGTGCCAACGGTTGGGCTCAATACCGCGACCTGGGTGCCGGGTACCTCTGCGCACAGTTGGCAATCAACCGCAGCAAGCGGAATGACCATCGGCTTCAAGGGGGCGCAGGTGGCGGCCAAGGCCATGTCGCTGGCGGTGATCGAGATGCTGCAGAACGAGCAATTGCTAAGAGATGCAAGAGCCGAGTTCGATGCGTGGCGCGGCGACGATTTCGTCTATGAGGCGCTGCTCGGTGACCGGCCGCCACCTCTCGACTACCGAAACTGA
- a CDS encoding M20/M25/M40 family metallo-hydrolase → MTLQTRYLRRFSALAAIILISLGSNAATSDIQSRYSDEMNALQANPAVAAALAHVIDLEPRSHADLIELTEIPAPPFKEQRRADRFAELLREAGLTDVTIDEAGNVIGRRPGRTGDKVIAYSGHLDTVFPEGTDVTVRFDGDRMYAPGIGDNTRGLVVVLGVLRALQHADIETDADILFIGNVGEEGLGDLRGIKHLFRDGASKIDALIAVDGGDTDRIVYGGVGSHRYRVTFKGPGGHSWGAFGTANPHHALGRAIALFDENAPSVTETGEKTSYNIGRIGGGTSINSVPFESWMEVDMRSGKQDKLDDIDAVLQASVQQALQEENEGRSRGDALTVDIERVGTRPAAMGDPQSALVQRAMAATKAYDVEPELRISSTDANLPISIGVPAVTMSRGGRGGDAHAPDEWWQNDQGYLAMQIGILTLLATAGLAH, encoded by the coding sequence ATGACACTTCAGACCCGTTACCTTCGCCGTTTCTCGGCGCTCGCTGCCATCATCCTCATTTCATTGGGAAGCAACGCCGCGACCAGCGACATCCAGTCGCGCTACAGCGATGAAATGAACGCTTTGCAAGCGAACCCGGCGGTCGCCGCAGCACTGGCGCATGTCATCGACTTAGAGCCGCGCTCGCACGCCGACCTCATTGAGCTGACCGAAATTCCGGCGCCGCCATTCAAAGAGCAACGCCGTGCAGATCGCTTTGCCGAGTTGCTCCGTGAGGCTGGCCTGACAGATGTGACTATCGACGAAGCAGGTAACGTAATTGGGCGACGCCCCGGCCGGACCGGCGACAAAGTTATCGCGTACAGCGGGCATCTCGATACAGTTTTCCCGGAAGGCACCGACGTCACCGTACGCTTTGACGGCGACCGCATGTACGCCCCAGGCATAGGCGACAACACGCGCGGTCTGGTTGTCGTGCTCGGTGTATTACGGGCATTGCAGCATGCAGATATAGAGACCGATGCGGACATCCTTTTTATCGGCAATGTTGGTGAAGAAGGTCTCGGTGACTTGCGCGGCATCAAGCACCTGTTCCGCGACGGCGCCAGCAAAATTGATGCGCTGATTGCTGTCGATGGAGGCGATACGGACCGCATTGTTTATGGCGGCGTTGGTTCGCACCGCTACCGGGTTACCTTTAAAGGTCCGGGTGGCCACTCCTGGGGCGCGTTCGGAACCGCCAATCCGCACCACGCACTCGGTCGCGCCATTGCGCTGTTCGATGAAAACGCACCGTCGGTGACAGAAACCGGCGAGAAGACCAGTTACAACATCGGTCGCATCGGCGGCGGCACGTCCATCAACTCAGTGCCATTCGAATCCTGGATGGAAGTCGACATGCGTTCCGGCAAGCAAGACAAACTCGATGACATCGACGCAGTGCTGCAAGCGTCAGTGCAACAGGCGTTGCAGGAAGAAAACGAGGGCCGCTCACGAGGCGATGCACTGACGGTGGACATCGAGCGGGTTGGCACACGTCCCGCAGCCATGGGCGACCCGCAGTCCGCTTTGGTGCAACGGGCGATGGCGGCCACCAAAGCCTACGACGTCGAACCCGAACTGCGCATATCATCCACGGATGCCAATCTGCCAATTTCCATCGGCGTGCCGGCAGTGACGATGAGTCGTGGCGGCCGAGGTGGCGATGCCCATGCACCGGATGAGTGGTGGCAAAACGACCAGGGCTATCTGGCAATGCAGATTGGTATCCTGACTTTGCTTGCTACTGCCGGCCTTGCCCATTAG